Genomic segment of Gavia stellata isolate bGavSte3 chromosome 10, bGavSte3.hap2, whole genome shotgun sequence:
CTTCCCCAAACACCAGCCAGACTAGACATATATAGATTCTGGAAACACTTAAGGAACAACTTCCCAAGGCAAATAGTGCTGCTGCTAAGCACAGTCCTGCATCCTTTCCACTCTGACAGCCCTAACTCACAGCAAGGTGCTCAGTCCTGCAAATTCGGCGAGCTGTGCCATGCCATTAGAGGTCAGGAGGGCTGCTGTACCTGGAGCCAAGACTACAGGCAAGGACTGACTGTGCTCTCTGCTACCTGGAAGCTTCTAAACCTGATTGGAAATGTGTGTCAAAGTCACAGTGGTCACCACTGATCATAAGACATGGACCTGCACTCAAATCAACTAATTCTCTGTCTGGATAAGATTCCAAGCAGAAAGGATACAAAGATTGGGATAGAGTCTTCTGTTGGCCTGGCATAGCCTTTCTATACAGAATCTGCATTCTATACATTAATCTactcttcctttatttttcttatgtaaTTTGATTCACTGCTCTTTCACaaatgtatacacacacactcacctGAGCTCCAAGCTTTAGCTCAACTGTACCACCCACAGGACATTGAGCATCAATTAACTTCACTAGCATTGGGTCACTGTCCAAAGCCTCAAAAGTGTGCACTTCTCCTATTGAGGAAAGAAAGATGGGACAAATTGCAACCATTGAACATATTCCACACAGCATTGCAGGAGGTTCAGCATTTATTTATAACAGCAATTCCTCTTTTAATATCTGTTCTGCTGGTAGGACTTCTTCACACAAACCTTGTCACATCTAAACAGCAGAAAGCTCATTATTGCCTCTCTTCCCAACATACCTCCCAGAGCATGAGAAGGCTCAGGAATCAAAGGCCAGCAGCAAATAGCAACTGAGCAGTCACCATTTTGAGCATATGACCAGTTTCACTTACTGCCAACACCAGATCTCCAAAGAGGACTATGGAAGAATCCTAGGGCCAGACAGGGAGGCAGAAATGAAATAGCCCTTAACTGAAGTTGTGGCTGGATAGAGCATGGCCTTTCTGAGGTgctatagaaagaaaaagcagcgGTATGGAGGCAATAATGACCCACCCTACCTCACAGCAAGCAATGAGCTCGCTGTCTATTACACACCAAGAAGCGTGGGGTTTTAAGCAAAAAGCTGCAAAGTTTTTCCCCAGGCAGCTCAACTCCAACATGCACACCTTGGAGTGGTGCTGCTGTGCATGACAGAACACCAGTTCCTCCTGACACCACAGTATCCCCATTGCTCAGCCCCAAAGCCAGCAGCTTCCTCCAAGGAGTTCACCTGATAGCTGTTGCAAGCGTCTCTCATTAGTTATTTCTACATCATCTTTATGGGTGCAGAGCCGTGTAGCCAGGATCCCATCACGCTCAGACCTGTTAGCAGCGGTATGCATGAGCAGTCTGGTAACCTCCTCTGTGCACCTGGTAAACAGGAAAAGGGGTTTATTATTTAAAGTGATCGGGAACAGGTCTTGAGCAGCAGTAACCTCCACACAGCTGGATCAGGCTGTGCAAGCCCCAGGCCtccagagagaagagagaggaagatgaCTACACAAAGTGGCAGAACAGTGCAAAtgtgcaccccagccctgccctggccatGGCCAGCTCAGGATCTGTTGAATTCCTTAGCAGAAATGGCAAAGAGAGACCCTAGGAAGGGTCCTTCCTTGCCAGAGCAGCATATATGAAACTTGCTTACATTAACTAAAGCATTTATAGCTATTGCCCCCAGCCACACATTCCTGATAAAGCCCAGAGAAGTGACAAACTACTCTTTCCTCTGCTCCATCAGCAGGGAATGGGGATTACAAAGAGAGATGAGTTTCTCCTCACCTGCCCAAACGGACTGCGCTCAGGAGCGAGACAAAGGTCTTGTCAGTCTGTCGCCGCACTTCAGTCAGCTCCATGTTTATGTGGATGCATTTCCTCCAGCTTTTTGCCTGGCAAATCATTCTCTTGTTAAGAAAGAGGTAAACTTGAAGTATGAGAGTGAGTTTAGGGACAATTTTGTACCTGGAAGCAGAACTTGGTTTCTTCATTAGCCTTACAGACTGGGGGTAGTTGCAAGAAGTCCCCACAGATGATTAGCTGAATTCCTCCAAAAGGCTCATCCCGTTTTCTGACTGccctgaaagggaaggaagggaggataAATTCTGAATGCCCTCCAGGACCTGGACATAGTCACATCTCAGAAGTTACTTCTTAGTCTGTCAGTACATTCAAACATACACGACCTGCAATAAAAGATTATTATCCTCAGCTGTATCAGAAGAGCTCACATAGTTAAGCAATGCTATTAGAAGACATTAAGTTTTCTTTGCCTACCCACCCCAGATGTCATTACCAGTCTTGGTTCTTTGGTAGCTGCTATACTACAACTGCTTCTCTCTGCAAGAGAGAACTGCTGAGCACAGCATAAATAGACAGCTGTGTTCTGGACTCAGCTCTATAGACAACTCTTGAGTccagaggaaaaacagcaacCAGAACAGCCACAGATGAGGAGTGGGGACATGATAAAAATCTATCTTAAGATAAAGATCTGCCCAGATGCTAGCTATGATTTCATGCTTCCTTCCAGTCCTATGCCAGTGGTTGCTTTGTATCCATTCACATAACCAGAGGAAGGAAGCAGCCCAGAAATTTAGGGAAACTCATTTCTGTTAGTTGTTTGGCCTGACAATTTAGGCCAAACTCACCTCGCCACTGCCTCCAGCCTGTCAAAGAACTTGCCATCCACCATTGAGATCTCATCAATAATTAAGTGCTGGCAGGCCAGCCAGTGCTGGCGCACCCCAGGCCTCTCCGCCAGCTGAATACACTGTTCCAGTGGTGCCTTCCCAGAGCCGATCCCTGGCAGGGGAGAAGAAAGTAAAGCTTTGGGAAGCTCCTGACTCTTTGGGAAGAAAGCGAGAGCTCCCAGCCCCTCGCTGTCGGGCAGAATGTTACCTGCGAAGGCGTGGAGTGTGGTGCCACCGATGTGGCAAGCCGCCACTCCTGTGCTGGCCGTAGCGTAGGTGCTCtttggagggagggagcccACGATCCTCTTCAGCAGGAACGACTTCCCGGTCCCTTGGCAGGGGGAGAAGAAGCAGATCAGTAGCGAGGCCCCAGAACTTCACCTGGTGACAGCCGCCCGGCCCCCTTACCCGCACAGCCGGTGAAGAAGATACTCTTCCCGCTCCGGACGGCGCCCAGCACCGCCTCCTGCTCCGCCGAGAGCCTCGCCGGGGGCCGCCTCTCCGCACGGGGGACCTGCGGGACGGGCGGCAGCGCGTCGTGAGTGCGGAGCCCGTAAACGGGGCCGGTAACCGGGGCTGCGCCTCTCGCCCCGGGACTAACCTCCGCCGGGCGCTCCCCTCGCGCCTCGCCGCCGCGGAGGCGGCCGGGGGCGCACAGCAGGTCTCGCTCCTGCAGCGGGCTGATGACGGCGAAGGCCGGCGGCGGCCGGTCCAGCAGGCGGGGGCAGCGTGGcgcgccccgcggcccggcggcgACCTTGAGCCGCAGGAGGCGGAGGAAGCGGCGCAGCGCGTCCGGGGGGCAGTCGGAGAGCAGGACCTGGGCGCCGCCCGGGCCCACCCGCACCGCCGCCCGCCCGTCGCCCGCGAACCGCGTGAAGAGCCGCACAGAGTCACCCGCCAGCGTGAAGctcagcgccgccgccgccccgccacTGCCGACCACCCGCAGCACCGGCTGCCGCAGCTCGTTGCGACCCAGCAGCACCAGCGCGCCCCGCATCACGCGGCGCCGCGGGGCCTGTCCCCCCAGCAGCGGCTGCTCCACGGCCACCGTGCAGCGTAGCTCCGCGTCCTCCATCCTGCCGCTGCCAGCGCCACACCGGCCGTTCAAACCCGCCGCGTGCAGCCGCCGCCTATCAGGGCCAGGGGGCTTTAACTCGGCGGCCAATAGGAGGCGAGAAGGGAATGGGTCCGAAGAGGGGGGCGGAGCACCAGCCGCACCAATCAGCAGCCTCATGAGGAACCACGTGAGGCGTTGCCAGGCTACGGGACGCCGAGTAGCCCGGCGGGGCCATGGCCGCccgcagcagggagaaggagccGCTGGACCCGGTGCGGCAGAACCAGCTCCTGTGCGAGCGGGTGCGGAAGGAGCTGCAGTGCCAGAGGCTACACACGCAGTACAGCCTGAACCCGCTCCACCGCGGTGAGGCGGCGCGCAGGCGGCTCCACGGTCACAGAGAACTGGCGTGAACCCCCGAGGGCAAGACAAGCATTGCACCGAGCCGCAGGGCGCAGAGCAGGCTCGTGGGGCCTGCCTACATGAGCAGGGGCAGACCCCGCAGCACTCAGCAGCTGCACCCAAGAATGCCTGCAGTGGCCAGTGAGATGGGTAGATCTGGAAGGAGCAACTGGTGGGCTTTTCGTTGTGCCTGAAAAACCAGTCTGCACACTCAAAAGAT
This window contains:
- the PIF1 gene encoding ATP-dependent DNA helicase PIF1; the protein is MEDAELRCTVAVEQPLLGGQAPRRRVMRGALVLLGRNELRQPVLRVVGSGGAAAALSFTLAGDSVRLFTRFAGDGRAAVRVGPGGAQVLLSDCPPDALRRFLRLLRLKVAAGPRGAPRCPRLLDRPPPAFAVISPLQERDLLCAPGRLRGGEARGERPAEVPRAERRPPARLSAEQEAVLGAVRSGKSIFFTGCAGKGAGRLSPGTGKSFLLKRIVGSLPPKSTYATASTGVAACHIGGTTLHAFAGIGSGKAPLEQCIQLAERPGVRQHWLACQHLIIDEISMVDGKFFDRLEAVARAVRKRDEPFGGIQLIICGDFLQLPPVCKANEETKFCFQAKSWRKCIHINMELTEVRRQTDKTFVSLLSAVRLGRCTEEVTRLLMHTAANRSERDGILATRLCTHKDDVEITNERRLQQLSGEVHTFEALDSDPMLVKLIDAQCPVGGTVELKLGAQVMLAKNLDVSQGLVNGARGVVVGFESEQKGLPKVRFLCGVTQVIKMEKWVFKGLSGVHLSRQQLPLKLAWAISIHKSQGMSLDCVEISLSRVFESGQAYVALSRARSLAGLRVLDFDPKVVRADPSVLQFYRQLRRHQLLTQDSLHTYSGADEKENWK